A region of Rhodospirillales bacterium DNA encodes the following proteins:
- the gpt gene encoding xanthine phosphoribosyltransferase — translation MASTAAYRKMFPVSWTELHRDAKALAWRLADLGPFKGLVAVTRGGLVPAAIVARELNLRLIDTVCCSTYEKTKRGAKVEVLKGTLAETERGDDWLIVDDLVDTGVTAERVREMLPKAHFATVYAKPAGKPMVDTFVTEVSQDTWILFPWDQEAVMSTPIAELKRGGK, via the coding sequence ATGGCGTCGACGGCGGCCTACAGGAAGATGTTTCCCGTCTCCTGGACGGAGCTGCACCGCGACGCCAAGGCGCTGGCGTGGCGGCTGGCCGACCTGGGGCCGTTCAAGGGACTGGTCGCCGTCACCCGGGGCGGCCTCGTCCCGGCGGCGATCGTGGCGCGGGAGCTGAATTTGCGGCTGATCGACACGGTGTGCTGCTCGACCTACGAGAAGACCAAGCGTGGCGCCAAGGTCGAGGTGTTGAAAGGCACGCTGGCGGAGACCGAACGGGGCGACGACTGGCTGATCGTCGACGATCTGGTCGACACCGGCGTCACCGCCGAGCGGGTGCGCGAGATGCTGCCCAAGGCGCATTTCGCCACGGTCTACGCCAAGCCGGCCGGCAAGCCGATGGTCGACACCTTCGTGACCGAGGTGAGCCAGGACACCTGGATCCTGTTCCCGTGGGACCAGGAGGCGGTGATGTCGACGCCGATCGCGGAGCTGAAGCGCGGCGGCAAATAG
- a CDS encoding AMP-binding protein yields the protein MNSPVFDGPTGVALTLRALRRFPARTAFAWDDGAITYAGVSALIGRMQAAMAKAGLSHGMRVGFLSANRAEGWCAGIAASGLGLVVTWLHPMGSLADHVDQLEDADMDALVVDTPAYADRGGELAVKVARLGTVFTLGRASYGVDLLAAAEAAGESAPRDLTAPDDYAILNYTGGTTGKSKGAIRRHRSSGAATATILADFEFPRDPRFLAVAPITHVAGTKVLPTLMLGGTTRLVKGFDPAKVLSIIERERINFTLLVPTMIYMLLDHPALERTDLSSLELLLYGASPMSPTRLVEGLQRIGPVFSQLYGQTECYPVSVLRKADHDAKRPELFASCGAPVAGCQVKLMDDDMAEVAPGEICVRAPYAMERYWKREEQTADTMKGGWVRTGDVARADGEGYLYIVDRKKDMIVTGGFNVFPREVEDVLTSDPGVAMAAVIGVPDVKWGEAVKALVVRKPGATPDPEALMRLVKERKGAAQAPKSVEFVDTLPLTAVGKVDKKVLRATYWAGQSRQVG from the coding sequence ATGAATTCGCCCGTGTTCGACGGCCCGACCGGCGTCGCGTTGACGCTGCGCGCGTTGCGGCGCTTCCCGGCGCGGACCGCGTTCGCGTGGGACGACGGCGCGATCACCTACGCCGGCGTCTCGGCGCTGATCGGACGCATGCAGGCGGCGATGGCGAAGGCCGGACTGTCGCACGGCATGCGCGTCGGCTTCCTCAGCGCCAACCGGGCCGAGGGCTGGTGCGCCGGAATCGCCGCGTCGGGCCTCGGGCTGGTGGTCACCTGGCTGCATCCGATGGGCTCGCTGGCCGACCACGTCGACCAGCTCGAGGACGCCGACATGGACGCCCTGGTGGTCGACACGCCGGCCTACGCCGACCGCGGCGGCGAGCTGGCGGTGAAGGTCGCGCGCCTGGGCACCGTGTTCACGCTGGGCCGTGCGTCCTACGGCGTCGATCTGCTGGCGGCGGCGGAGGCCGCGGGCGAGAGCGCGCCGCGCGACCTCACCGCGCCGGACGACTACGCGATCCTCAACTACACCGGCGGCACGACCGGCAAGTCCAAGGGCGCGATCCGCCGCCACCGTTCCAGCGGCGCGGCGACGGCGACGATCCTCGCGGATTTCGAGTTCCCGCGCGATCCGCGCTTCCTCGCGGTGGCGCCGATCACCCACGTCGCGGGCACCAAGGTGCTGCCGACGCTGATGCTCGGCGGCACGACGCGGCTGGTGAAGGGGTTCGATCCGGCGAAGGTGCTGTCGATCATCGAGCGCGAGCGCATCAACTTCACGCTGCTGGTGCCGACGATGATCTACATGCTGCTCGACCATCCCGCGCTGGAGCGCACCGACCTGTCGTCGCTGGAGCTGCTGCTGTACGGCGCCTCGCCGATGTCGCCGACGCGGCTGGTCGAGGGGCTCCAGCGCATCGGCCCGGTGTTCTCGCAGCTCTACGGGCAGACGGAATGCTACCCCGTGAGCGTGCTGCGCAAGGCCGACCACGACGCGAAGCGGCCGGAGCTGTTCGCCTCGTGCGGCGCGCCGGTCGCCGGCTGCCAGGTCAAGCTGATGGACGACGACATGGCGGAGGTGGCGCCCGGCGAGATCTGCGTGCGCGCGCCCTACGCGATGGAGCGCTACTGGAAGCGCGAGGAGCAGACGGCGGACACGATGAAGGGCGGCTGGGTCCGCACCGGCGACGTCGCGCGCGCCGACGGCGAGGGGTACCTCTACATCGTGGACCGGAAGAAGGACATGATCGTCACCGGCGGCTTCAACGTCTTCCCGCGCGAGGTCGAGGACGTGCTGACCTCCGATCCCGGCGTGGCGATGGCCGCCGTCATCGGCGTGCCCGACGTGAAATGGGGCGAGGCGGTCAAGGCGCTGGTGGTGCGCAAGCCCGGCGCGACGCCCGATCCGGAGGCCCTGATGCGCCTGGTCAAGGAGCGCAAGGGCGCGGCCCAGGCGCCGAAGAGCGTGGAGTTCGTCGACACGCTGCCGCTGACGGCGGTGGGCAAGGTCGACAAGAAGGTCCTGCGCGCGACCTATTGGGCCGGCCAGTCGCGCCAGGTCGGCTGA
- the puuE gene encoding allantoinase PuuE, which produces MPDLPARDLVGYGANPPHARWPGGARIAVSFVVNYEEGGENTVLNGDPGSEVYLTETPGGAPFAGMRDLSTESVYEYGARAGFWRVMRLFAERGMRFTSWAVGRALELNPAAGRAMVDAGHEVASHGYRWINYKDFSAAEERDHMARAIRAIETACGRRPVGWYTGRFSDHTLRLVVEEGGFLYSSDSYADDLPYWTRVDGKPHLIVPYTLDVNDMKFAVAPVFSSGDGWLQYMKDAFDTLYAEGATAPRMMSVGLHCRLAGRPGRAATLARFLDHVRGRDHVWVATREEIARHWIKQHPPA; this is translated from the coding sequence ATGCCTGATCTTCCCGCCCGCGACCTCGTGGGCTACGGCGCCAACCCGCCGCACGCGCGCTGGCCGGGCGGCGCGCGGATCGCCGTCAGCTTCGTCGTCAACTACGAGGAGGGCGGCGAGAACACCGTGCTCAACGGCGATCCCGGCTCCGAGGTCTATCTGACCGAGACGCCCGGCGGCGCGCCGTTCGCGGGCATGCGCGACCTCAGCACCGAGTCGGTCTACGAGTACGGCGCGCGGGCGGGCTTCTGGCGGGTCATGCGGCTGTTCGCGGAGCGCGGCATGCGGTTCACGTCGTGGGCCGTGGGCCGCGCGCTGGAGCTGAACCCGGCCGCCGGCCGGGCCATGGTCGACGCCGGCCACGAGGTCGCGAGCCACGGCTACCGCTGGATCAACTACAAGGATTTCAGCGCCGCCGAGGAGCGCGACCACATGGCGCGCGCGATCCGCGCCATCGAGACGGCGTGCGGCAGGCGTCCGGTCGGCTGGTACACCGGCCGCTTCAGCGACCACACGCTGCGGCTCGTGGTCGAGGAGGGCGGCTTCCTCTACTCGAGCGACTCCTATGCGGACGACCTGCCCTACTGGACGCGCGTCGACGGCAAGCCGCATCTGATCGTGCCCTACACGCTCGACGTCAACGACATGAAGTTCGCCGTCGCGCCGGTCTTCTCGTCGGGCGACGGCTGGCTCCAGTACATGAAGGACGCCTTCGACACGCTCTACGCCGAGGGCGCGACGGCGCCCCGGATGATGTCGGTGGGGCTGCATTGCCGGCTCGCCGGGCGGCCGGGACGCGCCGCCACCTTGGCGCGCTTCCTCGACCACGTGCGCGGCCGCGACCATGTCTGGGTCGCCACGCGCGAGGAGATCGCGCGGCACTGGATCAAGCAGCATCCGCCGGCCTGA
- a CDS encoding Zn-dependent hydrolase — protein sequence MDDVERAAAAVREDRLWSRHADMAKLGGTPKGGVNRQALSAEDAAARNLLMDWAKSRGFAVSTDPIGNLFVRRPGTDPAAKPVLSGSHMDSQPTGGRFDGMYGVLAAFEALEALEDSGVRTKRPVEAVAWTNEEGSRFQPGAMGSGVFAGHYELAPMLAMKDWDGVALADALRETLKAAPAPARALGSALDGYVEAHIEQGPRLEEARRTIGVVTGIQGSRRYVVTILGEEAHAGTTPRAARKDAFAAATRIAAAMYAATTDEADALRFTIGRVEVAPGSPNTVPGRVVFTIDMRHPETAVLEAHEAKLLRIVERDAAPCPATIERVTDVAPTVFDPAVIDLVRAAADRLALPNMDMPSGAGHDAMHIAGLCPTGMIFVPCERGISHNEIENAAPADLAAGARVLVETLVRLANR from the coding sequence ATGGACGACGTCGAGCGGGCGGCGGCGGCGGTGCGCGAGGACCGGCTGTGGTCCCGGCACGCCGATATGGCGAAGCTCGGCGGCACGCCCAAGGGCGGCGTCAACCGCCAGGCGCTGTCGGCCGAGGACGCCGCGGCGCGCAATCTGCTCATGGATTGGGCGAAGTCGCGTGGATTCGCGGTGTCGACCGACCCGATCGGCAACCTCTTCGTGCGCCGGCCGGGCACCGATCCCGCCGCCAAGCCCGTGTTGAGCGGCTCGCACATGGACAGCCAGCCCACGGGCGGCCGGTTCGACGGCATGTATGGCGTGCTCGCGGCGTTCGAGGCGCTGGAGGCGCTGGAGGATTCCGGCGTGCGGACCAAACGCCCGGTCGAGGCGGTGGCCTGGACCAACGAGGAAGGCAGCCGCTTCCAGCCCGGCGCGATGGGCTCCGGCGTGTTCGCCGGCCACTACGAACTCGCGCCCATGCTGGCGATGAAGGACTGGGACGGCGTCGCCTTGGCGGACGCGCTGCGCGAGACGTTGAAGGCCGCGCCGGCGCCGGCGCGCGCGCTGGGCTCGGCGCTGGACGGTTACGTCGAGGCGCATATCGAGCAGGGCCCGCGGCTGGAGGAGGCGCGGCGCACGATCGGCGTGGTCACCGGCATCCAGGGCAGCCGCCGCTACGTCGTGACCATCCTCGGCGAGGAGGCGCACGCCGGCACCACGCCGCGCGCCGCGCGCAAGGACGCCTTCGCCGCCGCCACCCGGATCGCCGCCGCGATGTACGCCGCGACGACCGACGAGGCCGACGCGCTGCGCTTCACCATCGGCCGCGTCGAGGTGGCGCCGGGCTCGCCCAACACGGTGCCGGGCCGCGTCGTGTTCACGATCGACATGCGCCATCCCGAGACCGCCGTCCTCGAGGCGCACGAGGCCAAGCTTCTGAGGATCGTCGAACGCGATGCCGCGCCGTGTCCGGCCACGATCGAGCGCGTCACCGACGTGGCGCCGACGGTGTTCGATCCGGCCGTGATCGACCTCGTGCGCGCCGCCGCCGACCGGCTGGCGCTGCCGAACATGGACATGCCGTCGGGCGCCGGCCACGACGCCATGCACATCGCCGGCCTGTGCCCGACCGGCATGATCTTCGTGCCGTGCGAACGCGGCATCAGCCACAACGAGATCGAGAACGCCGCCCCGGCCGACCTCGCCGCCGGCGCGCGCGTGCTGGTCGAGACCCTCGTGCGGCTCGCCAACCGCTGA
- a CDS encoding ArgE/DapE family deacylase produces the protein MPALDKTLVAILSDLIAIPSPFPPGESAAICAYAAKRLKACGYKVETVRRKKGVDNVVARLRARAKGPSVAFNAHVDTVGVGERANWKTDPYRAVVKGGLVYGLGAGNCKGSMAVQLWLAEEIARRGGPARGEIAFTFVADEENLGPDGMDFLRASGRVRPDALILGAQTENNLIVAERGVMWARITTRGRAAHAGNPAAGDNAILRMMRLVGALQAHYDKALRTRVSGAMRSTVNVGMFHGGHNTNVVPSACVVEIDRRLLPDEKVKAAFTELKRVVDAAGAREPKGSYAVEFLTGTNGFFAPENGQAVGAFEAAVRKRERRAVKFLNATGVSDGRYYADDGIEIINFGPGSGAQGHAANESVPIKQMVSAAHIQLDVVERLVGFAG, from the coding sequence ATGCCCGCCCTCGACAAGACGCTCGTCGCGATCCTCTCCGACCTGATCGCGATCCCCAGCCCCTTTCCGCCCGGCGAATCGGCGGCGATCTGCGCCTACGCCGCCAAGCGGCTGAAGGCCTGCGGCTACAAGGTCGAGACGGTGCGCCGCAAGAAGGGCGTCGACAACGTCGTCGCCCGGCTGAGGGCGCGCGCCAAGGGGCCGAGCGTCGCGTTCAACGCCCATGTCGACACGGTCGGCGTCGGCGAGCGCGCCAACTGGAAGACCGATCCCTACCGCGCCGTGGTCAAGGGCGGGCTGGTGTACGGACTGGGCGCCGGCAACTGCAAGGGCAGCATGGCGGTGCAGCTCTGGCTGGCGGAGGAGATCGCCCGCCGCGGCGGACCGGCGCGCGGCGAGATCGCCTTCACCTTCGTGGCCGACGAGGAGAATCTCGGTCCCGACGGCATGGATTTCCTGCGCGCCAGCGGCCGCGTGCGGCCCGACGCGCTGATCCTCGGCGCCCAGACCGAGAACAACCTGATCGTCGCGGAGCGCGGCGTGATGTGGGCGCGGATCACCACCAGGGGCCGCGCCGCGCACGCCGGCAACCCGGCCGCAGGCGACAACGCCATCCTGCGCATGATGCGGCTGGTCGGCGCGCTGCAGGCGCACTACGACAAGGCGCTGCGCACGCGCGTGTCGGGCGCGATGCGCTCGACCGTCAACGTCGGCATGTTCCACGGCGGCCACAACACCAACGTCGTGCCCAGCGCCTGCGTGGTCGAGATCGACCGCCGCCTGCTGCCCGACGAGAAGGTGAAGGCGGCGTTCACCGAGCTGAAGCGCGTCGTCGACGCCGCCGGCGCGCGCGAGCCGAAGGGCAGCTACGCCGTCGAGTTCCTGACCGGCACCAACGGCTTCTTCGCGCCCGAGAACGGCCAGGCGGTCGGCGCCTTCGAGGCCGCGGTCCGCAAGCGGGAGAGGCGCGCGGTGAAATTCCTCAACGCCACCGGCGTCAGCGACGGCCGCTACTACGCCGACGACGGCATCGAGATCATCAATTTCGGCCCCGGCTCCGGCGCGCAAGGCCACGCCGCCAACGAGAGCGTGCCGATCAAGCAGATGGTCTCCGCCGCCCACATCCAGCTCGACGTCGTCGAGCGGCTGGTCGGCTTCGCCGGGTAG
- a CDS encoding AMP-binding protein, whose protein sequence is MNQPAPSYDHGVSTTPLIGETIGAFFDRQVMALHDREALVVRHQNVRWSWGELGRRVDALAAGLLSLGLERGERVGIWSPNNSEWTLTQFATAKAGLVLVNINPAYRRAEVEYALNKVGCAALILAPALKTSNYLEIVEDLVKAGKLPLLRHVVRLGAERTPGMLNFDDVATAGGAAERTRLAETAPTLQFDDPINIQFTSGTTGFPKGATLSHHNILNNGLFVGAGLKLTHEDKLCIPVPLYHCFGMVMGNLGCLTHGAAMVYPAEAFDPLETLRACAEERCTALYGVPTMFIAQLDHPRFEEFDLSSLRTGIMAGSPCPIEVMKRVQGRMNMNEVTIAYGMTETSPVSTQCATDDPLERRVSTVGRVLPHIEIKIVDADGRIAPRGVTGEFCTRGYSVMTGYWNDPEKTAEAVDSAGWMHTGDLAVMDDAGYVNIVGRLKDMVIRGGENVYPREIEEFLYRHPKVQDVQVVGVPDPRYGEEICAWIKLRPGESADEEEVRAFCKGQIAHYKIPRYIRFVDEFPMTITGKVQKFVIRDEEIKARGLVAQKTA, encoded by the coding sequence ATGAACCAACCGGCCCCGTCCTACGACCACGGCGTCTCGACCACGCCGCTGATCGGCGAGACCATCGGCGCGTTCTTCGACCGCCAGGTCATGGCGTTGCACGACCGCGAGGCGCTGGTGGTGCGCCATCAGAACGTGCGCTGGAGCTGGGGCGAACTGGGCCGCCGCGTCGACGCGCTGGCGGCCGGGCTGCTGTCGCTGGGGCTGGAGCGCGGCGAACGGGTCGGCATTTGGTCGCCCAACAATTCGGAATGGACCTTGACCCAGTTCGCCACCGCCAAGGCCGGGCTGGTGCTGGTGAACATCAACCCCGCCTACCGCCGCGCCGAGGTCGAGTACGCCCTGAACAAGGTCGGCTGCGCGGCGCTGATCCTGGCGCCGGCGCTGAAGACCTCGAACTACCTCGAGATCGTCGAGGACCTCGTGAAGGCCGGCAAGCTGCCGCTGCTGCGCCACGTCGTGCGCCTGGGCGCCGAGCGGACGCCGGGAATGCTCAATTTCGACGACGTCGCCACGGCCGGCGGCGCGGCCGAGCGGACGCGGCTGGCCGAGACGGCCCCGACGCTGCAGTTCGACGATCCCATCAACATCCAGTTCACCTCGGGAACGACCGGCTTTCCCAAGGGCGCGACGCTCAGCCACCACAACATCCTCAACAACGGCCTGTTCGTCGGCGCCGGCCTGAAGCTGACGCACGAGGACAAGCTCTGCATCCCCGTGCCGCTCTACCACTGCTTCGGCATGGTGATGGGCAATCTCGGCTGCCTCACGCACGGCGCGGCGATGGTCTATCCCGCCGAGGCGTTCGACCCGCTGGAGACGTTGCGGGCCTGCGCCGAGGAGCGCTGCACCGCGCTCTACGGCGTGCCGACCATGTTCATCGCCCAGCTCGACCATCCCCGGTTCGAGGAGTTCGACCTCTCCTCGCTGCGCACCGGCATCATGGCCGGCTCGCCGTGCCCGATCGAGGTCATGAAGCGCGTGCAGGGCCGCATGAACATGAACGAGGTGACGATCGCCTACGGCATGACCGAGACCTCGCCGGTGTCGACGCAGTGCGCGACCGACGATCCGCTGGAGCGGCGCGTGTCCACCGTCGGCCGCGTGCTGCCGCACATCGAGATCAAGATCGTCGACGCCGACGGACGGATCGCGCCGCGCGGCGTCACCGGCGAGTTCTGCACCCGCGGCTACTCGGTGATGACCGGCTACTGGAACGACCCGGAGAAGACGGCGGAGGCCGTCGATTCCGCCGGCTGGATGCACACCGGCGACCTCGCGGTGATGGACGACGCCGGATACGTCAACATCGTCGGCCGGCTCAAGGACATGGTCATCAGGGGCGGCGAGAACGTGTATCCGCGCGAGATCGAGGAGTTCCTGTACCGCCATCCCAAGGTGCAGGACGTGCAGGTCGTGGGGGTGCCCGATCCGCGCTACGGCGAGGAGATCTGCGCCTGGATCAAGCTGCGTCCCGGCGAGTCCGCCGACGAGGAGGAGGTCCGCGCCTTCTGCAAGGGCCAGATCGCCCACTACAAGATCCCGCGCTACATCCGCTTCGTCGACGAGTTCCCGATGACGATCACCGGCAAGGTGCAGAAATTCGTCATCCGCGACGAGGAGATCAAGGCGCGCGGCCTGGTGGCCCAGAAGACGGCGTAG
- a CDS encoding cobalamin-independent methionine synthase II family protein, with protein MEKARQPGRPPVRADHVGSLLRPAALRKAFRDRASGAIDAATFGAIQDDAIRAIVRFQEEVGLGVVNDGEFRRGSYWGRFVELTEGLGVAESRFRFRDDGGAESDFTAPAVTARVRRAAAIAADEVRFVRPLTDRIVKATLPAPSTMHFWRGSAYAAPGLYGDPAAFFADLAAVYRAEIAALVAAGADYVQFDEVAIAMLCDPAVRAMVAADGLDPDGLVDLYIDAINAALEGAPDSAVYALHLCRGNHKGQHLAAGAYDPVAERLFQRAGVNHFLLEYDTPRAGDFAALRFVPRHRGVVLGVVSSKVAAPEPLDRLRHRVDEAARHVDLDRLAISPQCGFASTVGGNPVTDADMRAKLSLCVEAADVIWDG; from the coding sequence ATGGAAAAGGCCCGCCAACCCGGACGGCCGCCGGTGCGCGCCGACCATGTCGGCAGCCTGCTGCGGCCGGCCGCGCTCCGGAAGGCGTTCCGCGACCGCGCCTCGGGCGCGATCGACGCCGCGACCTTCGGCGCCATCCAGGACGACGCCATCCGCGCCATCGTGCGCTTCCAGGAGGAGGTCGGCCTGGGCGTGGTCAACGACGGCGAATTCCGCCGCGGGTCCTACTGGGGCCGCTTCGTCGAGCTGACCGAGGGTCTGGGCGTCGCCGAGTCGCGCTTCCGCTTCCGCGACGACGGCGGCGCGGAGAGCGATTTCACCGCCCCGGCCGTGACCGCCCGCGTACGTCGCGCCGCCGCGATCGCCGCCGACGAGGTCCGGTTCGTCCGCCCGCTGACCGACAGGATCGTCAAGGCGACGCTGCCGGCGCCGTCGACCATGCACTTCTGGCGCGGCAGCGCCTACGCCGCGCCCGGCCTCTACGGCGATCCCGCCGCGTTCTTCGCCGATCTCGCCGCCGTCTACCGCGCGGAGATCGCGGCCCTGGTCGCGGCCGGCGCGGACTACGTGCAGTTCGACGAGGTCGCGATCGCCATGCTGTGCGACCCTGCCGTGCGGGCCATGGTCGCCGCCGACGGGCTCGACCCAGATGGACTGGTCGACCTCTACATCGACGCGATCAACGCCGCGCTGGAAGGTGCGCCGGACTCGGCCGTCTACGCGCTGCACCTCTGCCGCGGCAACCACAAGGGCCAGCATCTCGCGGCCGGCGCCTACGATCCGGTGGCCGAGCGGCTGTTCCAGCGCGCCGGGGTCAACCACTTCCTGCTGGAGTACGACACGCCCCGGGCCGGCGACTTCGCCGCCCTGCGATTCGTGCCGCGGCACCGCGGCGTCGTGCTGGGCGTGGTCAGCTCGAAAGTCGCTGCGCCGGAGCCGCTCGACCGGCTGCGCCACCGCGTCGACGAGGCGGCGCGCCACGTCGATCTCGACCGCCTCGCGATCAGCCCGCAATGCGGCTTCGCCAGCACCGTCGGCGGCAACCCCGTGACCGACGCCGACATGCGCGCCAAGCTATCCCTGTGCGTCGAGGCCGCCGACGTGATCTGGGACGGCTGA
- a CDS encoding Lrp/AsnC family transcriptional regulator produces MLDDIDHRILDQLQRDGRLSNADLADRVGLSASPCWRRVKALEESGVVRGYTALVDAKAVGLSVNVFVSVSLTTQVESALQRFEKAVRQRPEVMECYLMTGDSDYLLRVVVPDLEAYERFVMDFTKIPGIAQIRSSFALRPVKQGTALPLAR; encoded by the coding sequence ATGCTCGACGACATAGACCACCGGATCCTCGACCAACTCCAGCGCGACGGCCGGCTGAGCAACGCCGACCTCGCCGACCGTGTCGGGCTGTCGGCGTCGCCGTGCTGGCGGCGCGTCAAGGCGCTGGAGGAGTCCGGCGTCGTGCGCGGCTACACCGCGCTGGTCGACGCCAAGGCGGTCGGCCTGTCGGTCAACGTGTTCGTCAGCGTCTCGTTGACCACGCAGGTCGAGAGCGCGCTGCAACGATTCGAGAAGGCCGTGCGTCAGCGGCCCGAGGTGATGGAGTGCTACCTGATGACGGGCGACAGCGACTACCTGCTGCGCGTGGTCGTGCCCGACCTCGAGGCCTACGAGCGCTTCGTCATGGATTTCACCAAGATCCCGGGCATCGCCCAGATCCGTAGCTCCTTCGCGCTGCGGCCGGTGAAGCAGGGCACGGCCCTGCCGCTCGCGCGGTAG